The Archaeoglobus neptunius genome has a window encoding:
- a CDS encoding prenyltransferase/squalene oxidase repeat-containing protein, whose translation MNLSLERLKGYVLSRQNEDGGFAMCRPLPSSLAETFYAVQILKTLKEEVPGKEVVVEFLMSNLRKEVYSIFYIFSSLEALDHKLPEEYCDFLLEKLDDVLMRSHSRDLGSERGITATYSFESPNILREIYCISTSLEMCGMRVPEKVKDFIERFRRNGGYGVRKANLRDTFYCTSVVKPDNRTVSFARKFRCPDGGFAKKPNSFPSYIEETYYALSIFNKAGYEYRDEETARYLISLQNPDGGFRRSPYLGISSLENTFYAVKSLEMLGSIDTGISSSGQVFLP comes from the coding sequence TTGAATCTATCTCTGGAAAGGCTGAAGGGCTACGTGCTGTCCAGACAGAACGAGGATGGTGGTTTCGCGATGTGCAGGCCTCTGCCATCATCTCTCGCCGAAACCTTCTACGCAGTTCAGATTTTGAAGACTCTGAAGGAAGAGGTTCCGGGTAAAGAAGTGGTGGTCGAGTTTCTAATGTCCAATCTGAGAAAGGAAGTGTACTCCATTTTCTACATTTTCAGCTCTCTTGAGGCCCTTGACCATAAACTTCCAGAGGAGTACTGTGACTTCCTTCTCGAAAAGCTCGATGACGTCTTAATGAGGAGTCACAGCAGAGATCTGGGCAGTGAAAGAGGAATTACAGCCACCTACTCCTTTGAGTCCCCAAACATCCTGAGAGAGATTTACTGCATCTCCACATCCCTCGAAATGTGCGGGATGAGGGTACCTGAGAAGGTGAAAGATTTCATCGAAAGGTTCAGAAGAAACGGTGGATATGGAGTTAGGAAAGCGAATCTACGGGACACCTTCTACTGTACTTCAGTGGTTAAGCCGGATAACCGTACTGTGAGCTTTGCCAGAAAATTTCGATGTCCTGACGGTGGTTTCGCCAAGAAACCCAACAGCTTCCCGTCCTATATCGAGGAAACTTACTATGCCCTTTCCATCTTTAACAAAGCAGGATACGAATACAGGGATGAAGAGACTGCAAGATACCTGATCTCCCTCCAGAACCCGGATGGCGGGTTCAGAAGAAGCCCGTATCTCGGAATTTCAAGCCTTGAAAACACTTTTTATGCTGTCAAAAGTCTGGAAATGCTGGGTAGTATCGACACCGGTATCAGCAGCTCAGGGCAGGTCTTCTTACCTTAA
- the prf1 gene encoding peptide chain release factor aRF-1, giving the protein MSQKMMYEFKRKIEELDRYKGRGTELITLYIPPDKNIADISNQLRSELSQASNIKSKQTRTNVIAGIEAILNRLKHFRKPPENGMVIISGVVNINGKEKHITEIIEPPEPVPLYKYHCDSKFYLDPLKEMLVDKKLYGLIVIDRREATVGLLKGKRIEVLDWDTSMVPGKHRQGGQSSVRFERLREIAIHEFYKKVGEMASEALLPYNDRLVGIIIGGPSPTKEEFYEGEYLHHELQKKVLGLFDVGYTDESGLYELVEKAKDLLQEVDMIREKNLMQRFLKEVARDGLAAYGEEEVRRYIELGAVETLLLSEGLRYERVTYRCPKCGKEVIVTVREGQEKPPFCDEDSVQMEEAERKDIVLELSELAESMGSKVEFLSTESEEGEMLYRAFGGIAAILRFKPDQNS; this is encoded by the coding sequence ATGTCTCAGAAAATGATGTATGAATTCAAGAGGAAGATTGAGGAACTTGACAGGTATAAGGGTAGAGGAACCGAGCTCATTACACTGTATATTCCTCCAGATAAAAATATAGCCGATATTTCCAACCAGCTTAGAAGTGAACTGAGTCAGGCTTCAAACATAAAGTCAAAACAGACAAGAACGAACGTAATAGCCGGTATAGAAGCAATTTTAAACAGACTAAAGCACTTCAGAAAACCCCCTGAAAACGGTATGGTAATTATCAGTGGTGTTGTAAATATTAACGGCAAGGAAAAACACATAACGGAGATAATAGAGCCTCCTGAACCTGTACCACTCTACAAATATCACTGCGACTCAAAATTTTACCTTGATCCCCTCAAGGAAATGCTCGTGGATAAGAAGCTGTACGGGCTCATTGTAATTGATAGAAGAGAAGCAACGGTTGGACTGCTCAAAGGAAAGCGAATTGAGGTTCTTGACTGGGACACATCGATGGTACCGGGAAAGCACAGGCAGGGAGGCCAGAGTAGCGTCAGATTTGAAAGGCTCAGGGAAATCGCCATCCACGAGTTTTACAAGAAGGTCGGGGAGATGGCAAGTGAGGCCCTTCTGCCCTACAATGACAGGCTGGTTGGAATTATAATTGGGGGACCATCTCCAACAAAAGAAGAGTTTTACGAGGGTGAGTATCTCCACCATGAACTCCAGAAAAAGGTTCTAGGCCTGTTTGATGTGGGTTACACAGATGAAAGCGGTCTTTATGAACTTGTGGAGAAAGCTAAGGACCTGCTCCAGGAAGTTGATATGATCAGGGAGAAAAACCTCATGCAGAGATTTCTCAAGGAGGTTGCAAGGGATGGACTAGCGGCGTATGGTGAGGAAGAAGTCAGGAGGTACATCGAACTTGGGGCTGTTGAAACCCTGCTTCTCTCTGAGGGTCTGCGATACGAGAGAGTTACGTACAGATGCCCCAAATGTGGGAAGGAGGTAATTGTAACTGTTAGGGAGGGGCAGGAAAAACCACCCTTCTGCGATGAAGACAGCGTCCAGATGGAGGAGGCTGAAAGAAAAGATATAGTTCTTGAGCTTTCAGAGCTTGCTGAGAGCATGGGTTCGAAGGTTGAGTTCCTTTCAACTGAGAGTGAAGAGGGAGAAATGCTTTACAGAGCATTTGGTGGAATTGCAGCAATCCTGCGATTCAAGCCGGATCAGAACAGTTAA
- the uppS gene encoding polyprenyl diphosphate synthase, producing the protein MIDRLVYRIYESRLLRKVKNGSIPEHIAIIMDGNRRFARKMGLEPHQGHFFGSKKAEEVLEWCWELGVRMLTLYAFSTENFRRSEREKQNIFVLLEKELRRILNDRRTYEREMKVRVVGRRELLPDNLLKTIEEVENATKRHGRHFLNIAIAYGGRQEILDAVRKILHKVKAGKLRPESIDRKVFEEHLYGDGKYSQVDLVIRTGGEQRLSNFLPWQTANSVAYFCDVYWPEFRKIDLLRAIRAWQYRKRQEGV; encoded by the coding sequence ATGATTGATAGACTTGTTTACAGAATTTATGAGAGCAGATTGCTGAGGAAGGTAAAGAATGGCTCGATTCCCGAGCATATAGCCATAATAATGGATGGAAACAGGAGATTTGCAAGAAAAATGGGGTTGGAGCCGCATCAGGGACATTTTTTCGGCTCCAAAAAAGCTGAAGAGGTTCTCGAATGGTGCTGGGAGCTCGGGGTGAGGATGCTGACTCTTTACGCCTTCTCGACTGAAAATTTTAGAAGAAGTGAAAGGGAAAAGCAGAATATATTTGTCCTGTTGGAAAAGGAGTTGAGGAGAATCCTTAACGATAGAAGGACTTATGAAAGAGAAATGAAGGTAAGAGTTGTGGGCAGGAGAGAACTTCTCCCCGACAATCTGCTGAAAACGATTGAAGAGGTTGAGAACGCAACGAAAAGACATGGTAGACACTTTTTAAACATTGCTATTGCTTACGGTGGAAGACAGGAAATTCTTGATGCTGTTAGAAAAATTCTGCACAAGGTAAAGGCCGGAAAACTGCGGCCTGAAAGTATAGACAGGAAAGTCTTTGAGGAACATTTATATGGCGATGGAAAGTATTCTCAGGTTGACCTCGTAATCAGAACTGGAGGTGAGCAGAGGTTATCGAACTTCCTGCCCTGGCAGACTGCAAACAGCGTGGCATACTTCTGCGATGTTTACTGGCCTGAGTTTAGAAAAATCGATCTGCTGAGGGCAATAAGGGCCTGGCAGTACAGGAAAAGGCAGGAGGGGGTATGA
- a CDS encoding DUF2551 domain-containing protein: MNGEVESRVRKYLERDKNGLRKELLRVLLDGKKFTTAEIHQILSERGYSISSRGISAMVGLISARLGILKTELGEKNRYYLKPEYAELVRRIVEEYD, encoded by the coding sequence ATGAACGGAGAGGTTGAGTCAAGGGTCAGAAAGTATCTGGAAAGGGACAAAAATGGGTTGAGAAAAGAATTGCTCAGAGTACTCCTCGACGGAAAGAAGTTCACAACTGCCGAAATCCACCAGATTCTGAGTGAGCGAGGTTACTCAATAAGTTCAAGGGGAATCTCAGCGATGGTTGGTTTGATCTCTGCCAGACTGGGGATTTTAAAAACAGAACTTGGTGAGAAGAATAGATACTATCTCAAACCGGAGTATGCTGAACTCGTGAGGAGAATAGTTGAGGAGTATGATTGA
- a CDS encoding alpha/beta fold hydrolase has translation MKVVLIATLCLGLALVMSSSAAFEHLGNVYTAKTDDGVTIKLLRYHPPGENVNDGAQPVVLFPGLLCNMNEYLTNTPPELRELYDVRLPSDLAEWAVGDDRIRQDPMLYHSLAYYLWKQGYDVWLVNYRGTGDREMKSQVGSAKTSLDTWALYDARAAIRKVYDVTGKHPIIGGHSTGGLVSYVYLQGTRFKWTYHCLFGEPWCRKVVSDDILVRERNGEIDGSETVIGVIALDPAMIPPLPRVTDADLAWLLLDAPLYIDLRGVVEDIAKNNKLWHKTMLTVDRVFKLIFEMNEKCGEYSEIIRDLTFTNPNDLNPALEDFMARYIVDSLYTPTVAQYNDFGTHKTVREYFENGGRWWLVEAPTPKPGRDGYYYYIYNMKKVKVPFITLLSEYDGLVEADEVIRNLMEAKTLHKYDEYYIIEGTGHVDLPFGLKVPSEVFPKIGAWLEKVRAYGITPH, from the coding sequence ATGAAAGTAGTTCTTATAGCAACCTTATGCCTTGGTTTAGCTTTAGTGATGTCCAGCAGTGCAGCATTTGAGCATCTCGGAAACGTGTACACTGCCAAAACGGACGATGGAGTTACGATTAAGCTTCTGAGATACCATCCACCTGGAGAGAACGTAAACGATGGGGCGCAACCTGTAGTTCTTTTTCCCGGACTGCTGTGTAACATGAACGAATACCTCACCAACACACCACCCGAACTCAGGGAGCTGTATGACGTCAGGCTACCATCCGACCTTGCTGAGTGGGCTGTTGGAGACGATAGAATACGGCAAGACCCGATGCTCTACCACAGTCTCGCATATTACCTCTGGAAGCAGGGATATGACGTGTGGCTCGTAAACTACAGGGGTACGGGCGATAGGGAGATGAAGAGTCAGGTTGGATCGGCAAAAACGAGTCTTGACACCTGGGCGTTGTACGATGCAAGAGCAGCCATAAGGAAAGTGTATGATGTCACCGGAAAACATCCAATCATTGGTGGACACAGCACGGGAGGGCTTGTGAGCTACGTGTATCTACAGGGAACGAGGTTCAAGTGGACCTACCACTGCCTCTTTGGCGAACCCTGGTGCAGAAAGGTTGTGTCAGACGACATCCTTGTCAGGGAAAGAAACGGAGAAATCGATGGATCGGAAACGGTCATTGGTGTCATAGCTCTCGATCCTGCAATGATACCACCTCTGCCAAGAGTTACAGATGCAGACCTCGCATGGCTGCTGCTCGACGCACCACTCTACATAGACCTTAGGGGAGTTGTTGAGGATATTGCGAAGAATAACAAGCTATGGCACAAAACCATGCTGACGGTGGACAGAGTTTTCAAGCTAATCTTCGAGATGAACGAGAAATGCGGAGAGTATAGCGAGATCATCAGAGACCTCACCTTTACAAACCCGAACGATCTCAATCCAGCCTTGGAGGACTTCATGGCAAGATACATCGTTGACAGCCTTTACACCCCAACTGTCGCCCAGTACAATGACTTCGGAACCCACAAAACTGTTAGAGAGTACTTTGAAAATGGGGGGAGGTGGTGGCTTGTTGAAGCACCAACTCCAAAACCGGGCAGGGATGGATATTACTACTACATCTACAACATGAAAAAGGTAAAGGTGCCCTTCATAACCCTGCTTTCGGAGTACGATGGTCTAGTCGAGGCAGATGAGGTAATCAGAAACCTCATGGAGGCCAAGACGCTGCACAAATACGACGAATACTACATAATAGAGGGAACAGGTCATGTGGACCTGCCCTTCGGGCTGAAAGTACCATCCGAGGTGTTTCCGAAGATTGGGGCGTGGCTCGAGAAAGTTAGGGCTTACGGAATAACACCCCACTGA
- a CDS encoding SLC13 family permease encodes MRKIRWVVARGIEIAEKDTILTFFLFLLVILAIVYPDKMASYISIIDWRPIVALAGLILIATGLKESGYFDILSRRVLGWCKTERGLSIILVLLAVFLSTFLTNDVTLFVVVPITLGIRKMVEIDALKLVVFEAMAVNAGSALTPIGNPQNIFLWHEWGVSFITFLLQTLPLFIVLLVLLLLFTYLSFPAIELDFSKNIEDPKKDTTLFVLSTVMLAAYLAFLELRQSQMLLPLVVLLYALLYRRVLINTDWLLILLFIVVLIDFRVLSSVPPLIELVGTLDIKSSGNIFIFSAVTSQLISNVPAAIFVSNFSHNWPAIVYGVNIGGNGLITASFANIIALRMVQSEKRWRRFHKYSVPYFLITGWVAYMLFFN; translated from the coding sequence ATGAGGAAAATCAGATGGGTTGTGGCGAGGGGCATTGAAATTGCTGAAAAGGATACCATTCTAACCTTCTTTCTTTTTCTTCTGGTCATTCTGGCAATTGTGTATCCGGATAAGATGGCGAGTTACATTTCCATCATCGACTGGAGACCGATAGTTGCTCTTGCTGGACTGATTTTGATTGCCACGGGGCTGAAGGAGAGCGGCTATTTTGATATTCTTTCGAGGAGAGTGTTGGGGTGGTGTAAAACCGAGAGAGGTCTGTCCATCATCCTGGTTTTGCTGGCAGTGTTTTTATCAACATTTCTGACAAATGATGTTACGCTTTTTGTGGTTGTACCAATCACGCTTGGAATTCGAAAAATGGTGGAAATTGATGCTCTGAAGCTGGTAGTATTTGAAGCAATGGCCGTCAACGCAGGTTCAGCCCTAACTCCGATCGGCAATCCACAAAATATCTTTCTATGGCATGAATGGGGTGTATCGTTCATAACTTTCTTACTGCAAACCCTTCCGCTCTTCATCGTTTTGCTCGTGCTTCTCCTGCTGTTCACATATCTTTCCTTTCCAGCCATAGAACTGGACTTTTCAAAAAATATAGAGGATCCAAAGAAGGATACCACCCTGTTTGTTTTATCCACAGTAATGTTAGCAGCTTATCTAGCCTTCCTTGAATTGAGGCAGAGTCAAATGCTGCTGCCTTTAGTCGTCCTACTCTACGCTTTGCTGTATCGTAGAGTTTTAATAAATACTGATTGGCTTCTGATTTTGCTTTTTATTGTTGTTCTGATTGATTTCCGTGTCCTTTCTTCAGTTCCTCCATTGATTGAGTTGGTGGGCACTTTAGACATAAAATCCTCAGGCAACATCTTCATATTCTCGGCAGTCACTTCTCAGTTGATCAGCAATGTTCCAGCGGCCATATTCGTTTCGAATTTCAGCCACAACTGGCCTGCCATAGTGTATGGGGTTAATATTGGAGGAAACGGCCTAATAACGGCCTCCTTTGCGAACATCATTGCGTTGAGGATGGTTCAAAGCGAGAAAAGGTGGAGAAGATTCCACAAGTACTCTGTACCCTACTTTCTCATTACGGGATGGGTTGCATATATGCTGTTTTTTAATTAA
- the lysS gene encoding lysine--tRNA ligase, whose amino-acid sequence MHWADVIAAKLLKKGSRHRIATGISPSGHIHLGNLREMVTADAIRRALIDAGGDADIVYIADDFDPLRRKYPFLPEEYESYVGMPLCKIPDPEGCHESYSEHFLQPFLESLEVLGIPVEVRRAYRMYEDGLYEDKIREALGKRDEIAGIISEVTGRELEVDWYPFMPLCEKCGRINSARVTGFDDRWIYYTCSCGYAGKASYRGGGKLTWRVDWAARWQILKITCEPFGKDHAAAGGSYDTGKRISSEIFNYEPPYPVPYEWIHLKGVGAMKSSKGIVIPVREMIEIIPPEIVRYFTIRVKPERHIEFDPGIGLLDLIEEFEEKFREGDRSVEISLVSDVRYSEVPFRHLVVVGQIAKWDVRKVLEILKRTGYSIDEEVIRDVERRLVYARKWLEKYAPERIKFEIPDEIKSEFSDKEREFLKNYAERLKEDMKPEEIHTLVYDVAKEIGIKPSKAFSAIYKVILDKTYGPRVGYFIKSLGIGWVKDRIEAVI is encoded by the coding sequence ATGCACTGGGCAGATGTAATTGCAGCGAAACTTCTGAAAAAAGGAAGCAGGCATAGAATAGCGACCGGTATATCTCCATCAGGGCACATACACCTTGGCAATTTAAGAGAAATGGTAACGGCAGATGCAATCAGAAGAGCCCTGATAGATGCTGGTGGGGATGCAGACATCGTTTACATAGCAGACGACTTTGATCCTTTGAGAAGAAAATATCCATTTTTGCCAGAAGAGTACGAAAGTTACGTTGGAATGCCGCTATGCAAGATTCCTGACCCTGAAGGATGTCACGAATCGTATTCGGAGCATTTTCTGCAACCTTTTCTTGAGTCTCTTGAAGTTCTTGGAATTCCGGTAGAGGTTAGAAGGGCTTACAGGATGTATGAAGATGGTCTTTATGAGGATAAAATAAGGGAGGCTCTGGGAAAAAGAGATGAAATTGCAGGGATAATAAGTGAGGTAACGGGGAGGGAGCTTGAAGTTGACTGGTATCCATTCATGCCCCTCTGTGAAAAATGTGGAAGGATCAACTCTGCAAGGGTAACGGGTTTTGATGACAGATGGATATACTACACATGCAGTTGCGGCTACGCCGGCAAAGCTTCATACAGAGGGGGAGGCAAGCTTACCTGGAGGGTTGACTGGGCGGCAAGATGGCAGATTCTGAAAATTACCTGCGAGCCATTTGGAAAGGATCATGCCGCTGCTGGAGGAAGTTATGACACTGGAAAGAGGATATCCAGCGAAATCTTCAATTACGAACCTCCGTATCCCGTGCCTTACGAATGGATTCACCTGAAAGGCGTTGGGGCGATGAAAAGCTCGAAGGGGATTGTAATCCCCGTGAGAGAGATGATAGAGATAATTCCACCCGAGATTGTCAGATACTTTACCATCAGGGTGAAGCCCGAGAGACACATAGAGTTCGATCCGGGCATCGGACTGCTTGACCTAATCGAGGAATTTGAAGAAAAATTCAGGGAAGGAGACAGGAGTGTCGAAATCAGTCTCGTCAGCGATGTTCGGTACTCAGAAGTCCCGTTCCGCCATCTGGTGGTTGTGGGACAGATAGCAAAATGGGATGTCAGAAAGGTTCTCGAAATTTTAAAGAGAACAGGCTACAGTATTGACGAGGAAGTGATCAGGGATGTTGAGAGAAGGCTTGTTTATGCCAGAAAGTGGCTTGAAAAGTATGCTCCGGAGAGGATAAAGTTTGAGATACCAGATGAAATAAAATCGGAGTTCAGCGATAAGGAGAGGGAGTTTCTGAAAAATTATGCAGAAAGGCTAAAAGAGGACATGAAACCCGAGGAGATACATACTCTCGTCTACGACGTGGCAAAAGAGATTGGCATCAAACCCTCAAAGGCCTTCAGCGCTATTTACAAGGTAATACTGGATAAAACCTACGGCCCTAGAGTGGGATACTTTATCAAGTCTCTAGGGATTGGATGGGTGAAGGATAGAATAGAAGCAGTAATATGA
- a CDS encoding sulfite exporter TauE/SafE family protein, whose protein sequence is MVGVVEVSIFAVSMAVLVITGIAVGFASGLLGVGGCFIMIPVQYWVYTSMGMDARLAILTAFGTNLAVVFPTAISGAYGHSKRGAVLWRAAAVMGITGAVGAFAGSAIAAHLPVQVLKTVFGLAILAGAVRMLVAGLPKVEEGPNENAAVLAACGIVLGIVTGIIGIGGGVLMVPVMVALLRFGMHRAVGTSTAVMIFTSLGGLAGYIVNGLKAGVFGSYPAGQLIGYFNLESWLALAVTSVLAAQIGVKTAHRLPAGYLKHIFIAVMVYMALKMIGLFTWLHMG, encoded by the coding sequence ATGGTAGGCGTGGTTGAGGTATCGATCTTTGCGGTTTCCATGGCCGTCCTCGTAATAACCGGAATAGCTGTGGGGTTTGCAAGTGGTTTGCTCGGTGTGGGTGGATGTTTCATAATGATTCCCGTGCAGTACTGGGTGTACACGAGCATGGGTATGGATGCAAGACTTGCCATCCTGACAGCATTCGGAACGAATCTTGCTGTTGTGTTCCCGACAGCGATAAGCGGAGCTTATGGTCACAGCAAACGTGGAGCTGTGCTGTGGAGAGCTGCCGCTGTGATGGGGATAACCGGAGCCGTTGGGGCATTTGCCGGATCTGCAATAGCAGCTCATCTGCCGGTTCAGGTCTTAAAGACGGTCTTTGGCCTGGCAATTCTTGCTGGAGCTGTAAGGATGCTGGTTGCAGGACTGCCCAAGGTGGAAGAGGGGCCAAATGAGAATGCAGCAGTACTGGCAGCCTGTGGAATCGTGCTGGGGATAGTAACAGGCATCATCGGTATTGGAGGTGGAGTGCTGATGGTTCCGGTAATGGTTGCACTGCTCAGATTCGGGATGCACAGGGCTGTGGGAACCTCAACTGCCGTTATGATCTTTACGTCGCTCGGAGGATTGGCGGGATACATTGTCAACGGATTGAAGGCTGGAGTGTTTGGCAGTTATCCAGCAGGTCAGCTTATCGGTTACTTCAATCTCGAATCATGGCTTGCTCTGGCGGTAACAAGCGTTCTTGCGGCTCAGATTGGGGTGAAGACTGCTCACAGATTGCCAGCAGGGTATCTGAAGCACATCTTCATTGCTGTGATGGTTTACATGGCCTTGAAAATGATTGGCCTGTTTACCTGGCTGCACATGGGATGA
- a CDS encoding radical SAM protein, with translation MRKFRRIEAGSYYSYLPEGCRLCRRGSKLVLFVTGKCMHSCFYCPISKERSGRDVIYANERKVRSIEDFLEEAELMGADGVAITGGEPLLKIERVAEFLKIAKELDMHVHLYTSLPAGEEKLRKLRKLDEIRFHPPELLKPEAYADSIRAAKKLGMDAGFEIPALRFDERIVEIANDLDAFLNVNQLEVSETNWREIVGRGYAVKDYYVETPEVIKAYEKASKFHYCSARFKDVAQFRRRLIRMAMNHPEFYEITGDGTVVCCRIDGNLDVAEYILSRKGIKYVRFEDCIETSPELDEEIREALKSEGLKLSLVERYPTFNRMVVDRIEI, from the coding sequence ATGAGAAAGTTCAGGAGAATAGAGGCAGGAAGCTACTACAGCTATCTGCCCGAGGGGTGCAGGCTCTGCAGAAGGGGATCCAAACTCGTGCTTTTTGTGACCGGTAAATGCATGCACTCATGTTTTTACTGCCCCATCTCGAAAGAGAGATCGGGCAGAGATGTGATATATGCCAATGAGCGAAAAGTAAGAAGCATCGAGGACTTTCTTGAGGAGGCAGAGCTCATGGGAGCGGATGGAGTGGCAATAACGGGTGGTGAACCACTCCTGAAAATTGAGAGAGTTGCCGAGTTTCTTAAAATAGCCAAGGAATTGGATATGCACGTGCATCTTTACACGTCACTTCCTGCGGGTGAGGAGAAACTCAGGAAACTCAGAAAGCTGGATGAAATCAGATTTCATCCACCCGAGCTTCTGAAACCTGAAGCTTATGCTGACTCCATAAGAGCTGCAAAAAAGCTTGGAATGGATGCCGGGTTCGAAATCCCTGCTTTAAGATTTGATGAGAGGATTGTTGAGATTGCCAACGACCTGGATGCTTTCCTCAACGTTAACCAGCTTGAGGTAAGTGAGACGAACTGGCGGGAGATAGTGGGTAGAGGTTATGCGGTCAAAGACTACTACGTTGAAACACCGGAGGTCATAAAGGCCTACGAAAAGGCCAGCAAGTTTCACTACTGCAGTGCAAGATTCAAGGATGTGGCACAGTTCAGAAGGAGACTGATCAGAATGGCCATGAATCACCCCGAATTTTATGAGATAACCGGAGATGGTACGGTGGTGTGCTGCCGGATTGACGGAAATCTGGATGTGGCCGAGTACATTTTAAGCCGGAAAGGAATCAAATATGTCAGATTTGAGGATTGCATTGAAACTTCACCTGAACTGGACGAAGAGATTAGAGAAGCTTTAAAATCTGAAGGGTTGAAACTGAGTTTGGTGGAGAGGTATCCGACTTTCAACAGAATGGTCGTAGATCGGATAGAAATCTGA
- a CDS encoding Lrp/AsnC family transcriptional regulator codes for MDERDRKIISILQRSGRPTLSEIGEAIGMSAMGAKKRIHRLESKNMVRLTTLLNTEKLGVLTAILAMEVESSAALERLLKKFENCPRIIKFFVTTGGYNLFALIWAEDLHSLESVTLEKCSLRAQPGIRRYEVYPVQGIHYDPFLEIRVVADKVSSAPCGVDCGSCSRYRTGKCLACPATVYYRGKL; via the coding sequence ATGGATGAAAGGGACAGGAAGATTATTTCGATTCTACAGCGTTCAGGTCGTCCGACACTATCTGAAATAGGGGAAGCAATCGGCATGTCTGCAATGGGGGCAAAGAAGAGAATACACAGGCTTGAAAGTAAAAATATGGTTAGGTTGACAACTCTTCTGAACACTGAAAAGTTAGGGGTCCTTACTGCAATTCTGGCGATGGAAGTGGAGAGCTCTGCAGCACTGGAAAGGCTGCTGAAGAAGTTTGAGAACTGCCCCCGTATCATCAAGTTTTTCGTGACAACGGGAGGTTACAACCTTTTTGCTCTCATCTGGGCTGAGGATCTGCATTCTCTGGAGAGCGTTACACTCGAAAAGTGTTCACTGAGAGCACAGCCGGGAATAAGAAGATATGAGGTCTACCCGGTACAGGGGATCCACTACGATCCCTTTCTGGAGATCAGGGTGGTGGCAGATAAGGTCTCATCAGCTCCGTGTGGTGTGGACTGCGGTAGCTGCAGCAGGTACAGAACCGGAAAGTGTCTCGCCTGTCCTGCAACGGTGTATTACAGGGGGAAACTTTGA
- the tatC gene encoding twin-arginine translocase subunit TatC translates to MNPPDDKELELTEHIEELRKRLLRICLAFIISISVVFYISYNFMMSFWETLVGKNPIYVFSPLEWVVIRLTFSAILSLVFLYPYIMYELYLFAKPGLYEHERKFLKTILIPSYFIFLFGLIFAYRFVVPFLYGIALTGSMEPYLSAGRTISNAIKLLLSFGIFFQIPLVMVLAEHFNIVSYKTFRDLRIPIYIVVLLFITNLSMDFTGLTQMAILVLFVVMYETGLAFLRIIQKKR, encoded by the coding sequence GTGAATCCACCAGATGATAAGGAGCTTGAACTGACCGAACACATTGAAGAGTTGAGAAAAAGACTGTTGAGAATTTGCCTTGCATTTATAATTTCCATTTCTGTTGTTTTTTACATCTCCTACAATTTTATGATGAGTTTCTGGGAAACCCTTGTAGGTAAGAATCCAATTTACGTCTTTTCCCCACTCGAATGGGTTGTAATTAGACTCACGTTCTCAGCCATACTTTCTCTGGTATTTCTGTACCCTTACATAATGTATGAACTCTATCTGTTTGCAAAACCTGGACTTTACGAACACGAAAGGAAGTTCCTGAAAACGATACTTATACCGAGCTACTTTATATTTCTCTTCGGCCTTATTTTTGCCTACAGGTTTGTAGTGCCTTTCCTCTACGGTATTGCCCTTACAGGATCCATGGAACCATATCTTTCAGCAGGAAGGACAATCTCCAACGCAATAAAGCTGCTTCTGTCATTCGGAATCTTTTTTCAGATTCCACTTGTTATGGTGCTCGCAGAACACTTTAATATTGTAAGCTACAAGACTTTCCGAGACCTGAGAATTCCGATTTACATCGTTGTTTTGCTATTCATCACAAATCTGAGCATGGATTTTACCGGTCTGACACAGATGGCCATTCTCGTATTGTTCGTCGTCATGTACGAAACAGGACTGGCGTTTCTCAGGATCATTCAAAAGAAACGGTGA